CAAAANNNNNNNNNNNNNNNNNNNNNNNNNNNNNNNNNNNNNNNNNNNNNNNNNNNNNNNNNNNNNNNNNNNNNNNNNNNNNNNNNNNNNNNNNNNNNNNNNNNNaaaaaaaaaagccaaaacatttATGAAGTATTCTATTTGGAATCCTTGTGATCAATTGATGAGGGTTCCATTCCACAGATCAGGAGAGATACCAAGTCTTGTGTTCAGAGTATTCATGTAGTGTTCCCTCCcttacagaaagggaaaaggcaaTTAGCCCTGAGAAAGGGCATTTTTAAGAAAGCCATAGATATGGTCACTTTGGTCTAAAGTACTGCAGGGTATGTCCTGAGGTAAaaatttttctccctttgaaTATTTTGTGATGACAGGTGTAAAGCCATTTCAGCTTCTCAGAAGGAATGAGTATTCCATACAGACCCTTGAAAACTGATAATTAATCAACATGACAGACACTGACAGTGTCAATTAGAGGAAAGGATCTTCATTATAGAATGAGATTTCCCATAGGGACTGATAAGGATAGGGCTCTTGTGCCATTTGCCCTAAGGGAAAGAAATTCCCCAGAGTCCTTATCCAGCAAATAATAAAACCCAACATTTCAGCCCTAATAGAAAACATGGCTTTTTGCCAGGGAAGGGTCATTCACTAAGAACCAAACCCCAGAAGATACAGTAAGCTCTGACAAAGTTTAGTTTATAAAGTTATCTTACCACAACATGGACCAGGTCTACATGTAAtggtaaataattaaaaaaataaaataaatcacaacTGCTTACATCACACTAATTTAAGATAGTTAAGGACAGCAGAGAGGCAAAAATAGCATAGCAGCATGGGAAAGGTATAAAGAGGAAGATTAGATGAATTTAGGATTCATTTAGGAGTCAATGAAGTACGCATAAAAAGCCTAGAACAATCTCCCCTTGGGTTTGGCTTTGCCCAAATTACCTACAGAGCACAGAGTCTGACTCAACTTTCATATCTAGATCTAGATCCGTATGGATGTATGGATGTATGGATGTATGGATGTATGGATGTATGGATGTATGGATGTATGGATGTATGGATGTACGGATGTACGGATGTACGGATGTACGGATGTACGGATGTACGGATGTACGGATGTACGGATGTACGGATGTATCAATGAGATAATTTCTAACAAACCTAATGAAGAACTGTGAacttcacagaaatattttttactgaaaaaactACCATGGAAGCATCCCATGGTACTGGGCAGGTTAGGAATGCTCACAATGACTAAGAACCATATTATCAAGATGTTGCTTACCACAATCATGCTGGAGAGAGGCTGTCCTGCAATTCGCTTGAATTCATCCTTGATAAGATTTAAGTCAACTTCATTTCGAGAAACAATCACCCTTATAAGGGTCCCGTCATCAGTGCCAGCCCCCTGGAATAAAAGATACATCAGTCTGCAGTGTTAGTGAAGGGATAAGCTCTTCTAGACTGTTCTGGGGCTTcttccacaatttttttttttcatgttacaGAAGGTGAGACTGGGATCATCACAAACTCCTAAGCCAGAAAACATTGATTTCCTTGGTATCTCAAGCTTGAAGTGTACTTTTCCATCCAAGATGTATGAAGGAATTCTGCTATCATTGCAGAGAAAATCTGTTAAATTTGTTGGATTTCCCCACAATGTTGGCTCTTCCAAATGGTATTGGCAGGAGCCAAGTTGCAGTTGAGTCTGTTATGACACAAAAAAAGTTTGTTGCAATAAGAAGTCTTACCTTTAAAGCATGGTACAGCCTCTCTGCAAAGTACTGACGGATGTTCCTTGTGCATCTCACTAGGCACATAAAAAGGCTCAGTAAGAATTCAATAATAATTGCAGTCCAAACAGCAGATTCAATACAATTTCCAGTCATTCAGCCTGCCCCTAGGAAATGAGCTAAGGACCCTTTATTTCCCACTAGAAAGCTTTATAAAGTGTATCCGTCTAATACtatcagctgctgcagaaggaaagacAACAAACTTGGACTAAAAGTGAAAGAGGGCACTTACCAATAGCCAGCATAGCATCCTCTAGTGAGCCTTTAGTTTCACTCTTGATACTGTCTTCTATGCTTTTACCAGCAAGTTTCTGGTATTCTTCAAACACTGTTTAAAACACAAAGCACCTTGAATTTCCACCAAACAACTGCTCAGCCATTTTGTGCCCAATATTCAGAGATATTGCTTGTGTGGTGATACGATGttgtgctcagggacatgatttagcagagggttgttagttagggtagtatgattAGGTTGTGATCAGACTCAATGATCTTTGCcaaggtctttgccaacctaagcaattctatggttctatgaagacagaaatctttctgaaatggCCACATTTGAACCAGTTTCAGTCAGCATTAGACAAGCCCAGAAGGAAATTAGATTTATTTCCTTGATGATTGAGTAGGCCTCAAAGCTTGGCTGCATCTGAATCAACTCTTGCAAATCAGTTCTTAAAGGCAAGCACAGTCAAAGACCAGAAGTCATCTCctttttttcagagcttttgGGAAATTAAGTTTGAAAATACAAGAGGGAGCCGGCCTCCAGGGGCTAGAAGACTGTCTCAGAAGAACTTCAGCTTGAGAACGCTCGGGCATCAACAGATGAATTTATCAACTGAGCTCTAGTAAATTTAAACACTAGTTGAAGTGCTTAGGTTCAGCATACATAACTAAATCCAAGTCAGAGCCTTGGACTGACTCAGAAGTCTTGAGATGATGAGACCAAATCTCTTCTGCTTGAGGCAATGTGGAGCTGAGATCCCCCTTAGCTGGAGCTGGGTTAGTAACTTTCCTCCTAAGCAGCATCTCAAAAGAATCCAGGGGAGAGCTGCAAGTAGCACCCTGTAGTTCTACAGCACTGTACAATAATGGGCcttattgactttttttttttttaatctccagaGGAGCTCAAGTCCAAGGAATCATGAGAGCACGTTCCTACCTGGTCAGAAAGGGATCTCTCCTCGGGcttataaaaataactttatcaTCTAGCCATTGCTTCTATAGGAGTCCTGATACAATAGCAATCTGATTATCAGGGGCACTAAATCTTCATAAGctctcacaggagctgctgacAGCTTTTGGGCACTGATTAGCCAAGGATTTGTAGACAGATTAAAGTGATTATTTCTGACCACCCAGGTTTCGACATCTATAGCTCTGCCTCTTGTTTTTGGCaagaattttttcctgttttagaAGCTTGGCAGCATGGCCTGCTTCATACCTTTCAGCAAGTGTGTAGCACTCCTCTTGCACAGAATGGTGATGAACTGTATCTCATCAGTGCCCTTTATCTTCTCCCCAGCAGAAAAGAGAGCCTGTGATTTAACACACTATCATTAATTTTTCTGTGCATGCAGCTGGTAAAGGAATAGAGTTTGACTTAAGATATTGCTTTGGTAACAAGGCTTGAAGTAACCTAAAATATGATATGAACTGGATTCTCCTAGAGTAGTTGACTGTAGACCCTTGGCTGTGTCTTCTAGTAAAGGCAGTTACTATctccacccttcctgcagcaaTTAGAGCAGCCAACAATACTACTGAAATTTCTTCCCTGCCCTTCAACATTCCACTCCACAATGCCCATATGTTTCCACGTATCAAAAGCAACTGAGCCTGAGACCATTTTTCATCACTCCTCTTAGGATCAGAAAGgctcagcagtgcaggcaaatCTGAAGAAaccaaagctgctgcttcttcaggaCAATCCCTCTCCCAGATATTATTGCTCCAACCCCATGCTAATTGGAACTCTGTCACCTCTGAGATTCAGGACAGGTGAGATGCAAGCATATCATAGGCATTTGAGTGTACCTCTGCATCCTGGCGAGCCAATGCTGTATCCACATAGAGAGAGGCATTGTCCCTCTCACCCTATGGGAAGAAAGCAAGTAATTCATGAGAGCAAGTAGTTATCTTCCATGCAGTGAAGACAGATCAAATACTagacagattattttttcctcagctaTTTTTGCAGAGCACTTATTTGTTAATGTTTCAGTCAATATGATTGCTAACTTcttgactaaaaaaaaattaaaaaaaaaaatcagtcattaAGTAAAACCAAGAAGTTGCTAAGTTACTCTGATGCTGGGCAGGAAAATTTAGAAAATTCAATAGGATAAATGAGTCCAAATATGCTCTCAGTATTGAGGAATAGTGATGAATCATAAGGAGAACTGCTTTTCtgtagttgcttttttttttttttttttaaatgtatagaTATCTAAAGTCCCTGTAAAATATAGTGACTTTATGCATATGTAAAAGTGAGGTGtttccctgcagcagagctggctgttCTCAGTTCTTAGCCTTTGCTAAGGGGGAGCTCCCTGCCTCAGTCACATTAAAGTAAAAAACACAGAGAACCAGTCCAAGTGACATGTATGTCCCCACAGTTTGTGACAGTCATGACTGCATTATCCACTCTATTGCATGTCTTCTCcaagaaggcagagaaaagtGTGAACATCCTTTTTTCTAACATCACCTGAAGAAGGCAAACTAGAATCTGTTTGAAGTAGCCACTTGTTTCCGAAGCTATGTCTTGTTCCAGATCAGAGCCGTATTCTAtgcaaggaaaagagaaagacaatGGAAGTGTTTATTTGGGTCTTACGTAAGTATCTACAACAGCCTGATACTAGTCAAGAAAGTTGCTGGTGGAAAATGCAGACTGAGATCAGCATATACCCTCAGCAACACCCAGACAGGCATTCCCAGCAGAGTACACCATTAGCTCCAGTGACAAAGGCATAAACTCATAGCTGATGCTAGACATATACATTCAAGAGTTACAAACATTTGATAGATTTCCACCTACAGCCCAtctgagagagaggaaaaaaaacactagaGGATAGCTGTAGTTTTATTTGCATCCTAACAACATTGGGCTTGGCTCCACAAACAAA
This portion of the Meleagris gallopavo isolate NT-WF06-2002-E0010 breed Aviagen turkey brand Nicholas breeding stock chromosome 8, Turkey_5.1, whole genome shotgun sequence genome encodes:
- the LOC100542589 gene encoding annexin A8 isoform X3, with the translated sequence MKGLGTDEQAIIEVLTKRSNKQRQEIAKSFKAQFGKDLIDSLRSELSGDFERLMVALMYPPYKYEAKELFDAMKGVGTSEDVIIEILASRTKAQIKEIIKAYKEEYGSDLEQDIASETSGYFKQILVCLLQGERDNASLYVDTALARQDAEALFSAGEKIKGTDEIQFITILCKRSATHLLKVFEEYQKLAGKSIEDSIKSETKGSLEDAMLAIVRCTRNIRQYFAERLYHALKGAGTDDGTLIRVIVSRNEVDLNLIKDEFKRIAGQPLSSMIVDDTSGDYKTALLNLCGSD
- the LOC100542589 gene encoding annexin A8 isoform X2: MAWWKAWSEEEGKPVIGVYSNFDPAPDAQTLYKAMKGLGTDEQAIIEVLTKRSNKQRQEIAKSFKAQFGKDLIDSLRSELSGDFERLMVALMYPPYKYEAKELFDAMKGVGTSEDVIIEILASRTKAQIKEIIKAYKEEYGSDLEQDIASETSGYFKQILVCLLQGERDNASLYVDTALARQDAEALFSAGEKIKGTDEIQFITILCKRSATHLLKVFEEYQKLAGKSIEDSIKSETKGSLEDAMLAIVRCTRNIRQYFAERLYHALKGAGTDDGTLIRVIVSRNEVDLNLIKDEFKRIAGQPLSSMIVDDTSGDYKTALLNLCGSD
- the LOC100542589 gene encoding annexin A8 isoform X1, with translation MGQPLQLLLSEEEGKPVIGVYSNFDPAPDAQTLYKAMKGLGTDEQAIIEVLTKRSNKQRQEIAKSFKAQFGKDLIDSLRSELSGDFERLMVALMYPPYKYEAKELFDAMKGVGTSEDVIIEILASRTKAQIKEIIKAYKEEYGSDLEQDIASETSGYFKQILVCLLQGERDNASLYVDTALARQDAEALFSAGEKIKGTDEIQFITILCKRSATHLLKVFEEYQKLAGKSIEDSIKSETKGSLEDAMLAIVRCTRNIRQYFAERLYHALKGAGTDDGTLIRVIVSRNEVDLNLIKDEFKRIAGQPLSSMIVDDTSGDYKTALLNLCGSD